One Actinomadura viridis genomic region harbors:
- a CDS encoding acyl carrier protein has protein sequence MSDTKDRLRRVLVEALRLDRDPAAIPDEGLRQALDIDSVNGLEFLIWVENEFDIQIDDEDLSVELVDSLTTLADYVETHGAGAQAPAAQAAGAPATEAQTTGAGTGGPGR, from the coding sequence ATGAGCGACACCAAGGACCGGCTGCGCCGCGTGCTCGTCGAGGCGCTGCGCCTCGACCGCGACCCGGCGGCCATCCCCGACGAGGGCCTGCGGCAGGCGCTGGACATCGACTCGGTCAACGGCCTGGAGTTCCTGATCTGGGTCGAGAACGAGTTCGACATCCAGATCGACGACGAGGACCTGTCGGTCGAGCTGGTGGACTCCCTGACCACGCTCGCCGACTACGTCGAGACGCACGGCGCCGGAGCGCAGGCCCCCGCGGCCCAGGCCGCCGGGGCACCGGCCACCGAGGCGCAGACCACGGGAGCGGGCACCGGCGGCCCGGGGCGGTGA
- a CDS encoding alkaline phosphatase family protein, with protein MPRRRAIVLITEGAAPELIDRFGPGRLPSFHRLLSEGTRGTMRNEPVPYEPPGLISAFSGHPPAVHGIFSYWKVHDPDYRPVVLDSSSPRRPLLWHRPELSGRRVAVINVFGTHPVRPVDGHVISYPMRATTHACHPRGLPVELAGAGIRPVHDVAVWFSGQAREDFVSPVLRADRERSAAALRLADGADLTVLNLTAIDRLSHAYWQELEPGSPLPENDLAVLRAYQVADETLGRLLDRADEHTSVLAFSEIGFGPLRSYCSVNDVLAEAGLLVPGPGGRPDWSRTAAFESVQGSQGVNINLAGRYREGSVPPGDLPAVLDKVRGVLLDHVNPLTGRPLLAGALPREEVYPGPEVAEAPDLVLIPADERYLPLGDPFWSGRTYRRLQSGWHRRESYWAGLGPAFAGAVDGGTAVPHDIAPTIMTMLGLPVPPDLPGRTLDGHTPNEPAPAEPALDGRVPDGFALDGGAPP; from the coding sequence ATGCCGCGCCGCAGGGCCATCGTCCTGATCACCGAGGGGGCCGCGCCGGAGCTGATCGACCGCTTCGGCCCCGGCCGGCTCCCCTCGTTCCACCGGCTGCTGTCGGAGGGGACGCGCGGCACCATGCGCAACGAGCCGGTGCCGTACGAACCGCCGGGCCTGATCAGCGCGTTCAGCGGGCATCCGCCCGCCGTGCACGGAATCTTCTCGTACTGGAAGGTGCACGATCCCGACTACCGGCCCGTCGTGCTGGACAGCTCCTCGCCGCGCCGCCCGCTGCTGTGGCACCGGCCGGAGCTGTCCGGCCGCCGGGTCGCCGTGATCAACGTGTTCGGCACCCATCCCGTCCGCCCCGTCGACGGGCACGTCATCAGCTACCCGATGCGGGCCACCACGCACGCCTGCCACCCGCGCGGGCTGCCGGTGGAACTGGCCGGGGCGGGCATCCGCCCGGTCCACGACGTGGCGGTGTGGTTCTCCGGGCAGGCCCGGGAGGACTTCGTCTCCCCGGTGCTCCGGGCCGACCGGGAACGCTCGGCGGCGGCGCTGCGCCTGGCGGACGGCGCCGACCTGACCGTGCTCAACCTCACCGCGATCGACCGGCTGTCCCACGCCTACTGGCAGGAGCTGGAACCCGGCAGCCCGCTCCCCGAGAACGACCTCGCCGTGCTGCGCGCCTACCAGGTGGCCGACGAGACGCTCGGCCGGCTGCTGGACCGCGCCGACGAGCACACCAGCGTGCTGGCGTTCTCGGAGATCGGGTTCGGGCCGCTGCGGTCGTACTGCTCGGTCAACGACGTGCTGGCCGAGGCGGGCCTGCTGGTGCCGGGCCCCGGCGGGCGGCCGGACTGGAGCCGGACCGCCGCGTTCGAGTCCGTGCAGGGTTCGCAGGGCGTCAACATCAACCTCGCGGGCCGCTACCGGGAGGGCTCGGTCCCGCCGGGCGACCTGCCCGCGGTGCTCGACAAGGTGCGCGGCGTCCTGCTCGACCACGTCAATCCCCTGACCGGGCGCCCGCTGCTCGCCGGCGCGCTGCCCCGCGAGGAGGTCTACCCCGGCCCCGAGGTGGCGGAGGCGCCCGACCTGGTGCTGATCCCCGCCGACGAGCGCTACCTGCCGCTCGGCGACCCGTTCTGGTCGGGCCGCACCTACCGGAGGCTGCAGAGCGGCTGGCACCGCCGCGAGTCGTACTGGGCGGGCCTGGGACCGGCGTTCGCCGGGGCCGTCGACGGGGGCACGGCCGTGCCGCACGACATCGCGCCCACGATCATGACGATGCTCGGCCTGCCGGTCCCGCCCGACCTGCCCGGCCGCACGCTGGACGGCCACACGCCGAACGAGCCTGCGCCGGCCGAGCCTGCGCTGGACGGCCGTGTCCCAGACGGCTTCGCGCTGGACGGGGGTGCGCCGCCATGA
- a CDS encoding alkaline phosphatase family protein, protein MAPGPTPRALIFGIDGGSLDLIAPLIDAGRLPVLAGLLRSCAHGPTTTTWPAHTAPGWATFVTGRRPGGHGVYQFFDTQEPGYRDRLVGTGDYGCGVVWEWLARQGLSTGIINVPMSHPPRDLPGYQITWPLAQTLRFSRPATLLGEMARAGAGFRPDITTMFQGDHAYFDLAVDNVRARGRSVEYLMREHPADVVMAVVTEVDRICHHYWHFCDHGHPRYEPPARDEWATAVAAVYEEVDAMLGDLLALVDDDTRVMVVSDHGFGPGRHHVAVNRVLAEAGLLATRPGAPNGEASWFHEDGRVVDWSRTRAYMPTPHSYAVNLNLAGRQDSGVVRPGDAGRVRDEVTELLGGLRAPDTGERIFAEILPREVAYPGPMTAAAPDLLLVPADQGVLASPNITGPVWRPSEQTGMHRYEGMWAYRSPALSPGRRDTPVALADLVPTLLHDLGLSHPAGIDGRPLPELYDAAPPVPFLPEDDDRPAAPDDEVRLLAEDDATARTLSAMGYL, encoded by the coding sequence ATGGCGCCCGGACCGACACCCAGAGCGCTGATCTTCGGCATCGACGGCGGCAGCCTCGACCTGATCGCCCCGCTGATCGACGCCGGACGGCTGCCGGTGCTGGCCGGGCTGCTGCGTTCCTGCGCCCACGGGCCGACCACCACCACCTGGCCCGCGCACACCGCGCCGGGCTGGGCCACGTTCGTCACCGGGCGGCGCCCCGGCGGGCACGGCGTCTACCAGTTCTTCGACACCCAGGAGCCCGGCTACCGCGACCGCCTCGTCGGCACCGGCGACTACGGGTGCGGCGTGGTCTGGGAGTGGCTGGCCCGGCAGGGGCTCAGCACCGGCATCATCAACGTCCCCATGTCCCACCCGCCGCGCGACCTGCCCGGCTACCAGATCACCTGGCCCCTGGCGCAGACCCTGCGGTTCAGCCGGCCCGCCACGCTGCTGGGCGAGATGGCCCGCGCGGGCGCCGGGTTCCGCCCCGACATCACCACGATGTTCCAGGGCGACCACGCCTACTTCGACCTCGCCGTCGACAACGTCCGCGCCCGCGGCAGGTCCGTCGAGTACCTGATGCGCGAGCACCCGGCCGACGTGGTGATGGCCGTGGTCACCGAGGTCGACCGCATCTGCCACCACTACTGGCACTTCTGCGACCACGGCCACCCCCGGTACGAGCCGCCCGCCCGCGACGAGTGGGCCACCGCCGTGGCCGCGGTGTACGAGGAGGTGGACGCGATGCTCGGCGACCTCCTCGCGCTCGTCGACGACGACACCCGGGTCATGGTCGTCTCCGACCACGGCTTCGGCCCCGGCCGCCACCACGTCGCGGTCAACCGGGTGCTCGCCGAGGCGGGGCTGCTGGCCACCCGGCCCGGCGCCCCGAACGGCGAGGCGTCCTGGTTCCACGAGGACGGCCGCGTCGTGGACTGGAGCCGCACCCGCGCGTACATGCCCACCCCGCACAGCTACGCGGTGAACCTCAACCTGGCCGGCCGCCAGGACTCCGGCGTGGTACGGCCCGGGGACGCCGGCCGGGTCCGGGACGAGGTCACCGAACTGCTGGGCGGCCTGCGCGCCCCCGACACCGGCGAGCGGATCTTCGCCGAGATCCTGCCCCGCGAGGTCGCCTACCCCGGCCCGATGACGGCCGCCGCGCCCGACCTGCTGCTGGTGCCCGCCGACCAGGGCGTCCTGGCCAGCCCGAACATCACCGGGCCGGTCTGGCGGCCCAGCGAGCAGACCGGGATGCACCGCTACGAGGGCATGTGGGCCTACCGTTCACCGGCCCTGTCCCCCGGCCGCCGCGACACCCCGGTCGCGCTCGCCGACCTGGTCCCCACGCTGCTGCACGACCTGGGCCTGAGCCATCCCGCCGGGATCGACGGCCGCCCGCTGCCCGAGCTGTACGACGCGGCGCCGCCCGTCCCGTTCCTGCCCGAGGACGACGACCGCCCGGCCGCCCCGGACGACGAGGTCCGGCTGCTCGCCGAGGACGACGCCACCGCCAGGACGCTCAGCGCCATGGGCTACCTGTGA
- the cysD gene encoding sulfate adenylyltransferase subunit CysD, whose translation MQAVDRGLENETIHILRETRERFERPALLWSMGKDSTTLLWLTRKAFFGEVPFTVLHIDTSYKFPEMYRFRDRYAKEWGLDLTVVRNEAALEAGMGPDKASKLECCTALKTNALQQGIRDGGHDAVILGIRGDEHGVRAKERVFSPRDASFAWNYQDQPPEFWDLHQATVADDGHIRVHPILNWREIDIWEYVRAEDIPLPELYFAENGRRYRSIGCQTCCKPVESQANDVVDIVLEVRGAREGERAGRAQDKEDAAAMQKLRALGYM comes from the coding sequence GTGCAAGCCGTAGACCGAGGTCTCGAGAACGAGACCATCCACATCCTGCGCGAGACCCGCGAGCGCTTCGAGCGGCCCGCCCTGCTGTGGTCGATGGGCAAGGACTCCACGACCCTGCTCTGGCTCACCCGCAAGGCGTTCTTCGGCGAGGTCCCGTTCACGGTCCTGCACATCGACACCTCCTACAAGTTCCCGGAGATGTACCGGTTCCGCGACCGCTACGCCAAGGAGTGGGGCCTGGACCTCACCGTCGTGCGGAACGAGGCGGCGCTGGAGGCGGGGATGGGCCCCGACAAGGCCTCCAAGCTGGAGTGCTGCACGGCGCTGAAGACCAACGCCCTGCAGCAGGGCATCCGGGACGGCGGCCATGACGCGGTGATCCTCGGCATCCGCGGCGACGAGCACGGCGTGCGCGCCAAGGAACGGGTGTTCAGCCCGCGCGACGCCTCGTTCGCCTGGAACTACCAGGACCAGCCGCCGGAGTTCTGGGACCTGCACCAGGCCACCGTCGCCGACGACGGCCACATCCGCGTCCACCCGATCCTGAACTGGCGCGAGATCGACATCTGGGAGTACGTGCGGGCCGAGGACATCCCGCTGCCCGAGCTGTACTTCGCCGAGAACGGCCGGCGCTACCGCTCCATCGGCTGCCAGACGTGCTGCAAACCGGTGGAGAGCCAGGCGAACGACGTCGTCGACATCGTCCTGGAGGTGCGGGGCGCCAGGGAGGGCGAGCGCGCCGGGCGCGCCCAGGACAAGGAGGACGCCGCCGCCATGCAGAAGCTGCGCGCCCTGGGGTACATGTGA